The following are from one region of the Stanieria cyanosphaera PCC 7437 genome:
- a CDS encoding YcxB family protein — MPEKNEIEIHFSGTLTEEHLHIYHQYCLPTWLEFFSKYFKWLFWFYLGLMIVKALRIPGYIPVSPALFYDIFILWLLSRKRQIKKILQSNKLIQGNFSGVAREQTLFWDNHLYGLSKFSWNKILKYQEAKNIIMLYTGINQALIVPRSFFNSEEDWQQFRQLVADKVTKK; from the coding sequence ATGCCTGAAAAAAATGAAATAGAAATTCACTTTAGCGGTACTTTAACAGAAGAACATCTTCATATTTATCATCAATATTGCCTGCCGACATGGTTAGAGTTTTTCTCAAAATACTTTAAATGGTTGTTTTGGTTTTATCTAGGTTTAATGATAGTTAAAGCACTACGGATTCCTGGATATATACCAGTAAGTCCCGCTCTTTTTTATGATATATTTATTCTATGGTTATTATCTAGAAAACGACAGATAAAAAAAATTTTGCAATCTAATAAATTAATTCAAGGAAATTTCTCTGGAGTAGCAAGAGAGCAAACTTTGTTTTGGGATAATCATCTTTATGGGTTATCTAAATTTTCCTGGAATAAAATACTGAAATATCAAGAAGCTAAAAACATAATTATGCTTTACACAGGAATTAATCAAGCACTTATTGTACCTCGTAGCTTTTTTAATTCTGAAGAAGATTGGCAGCAATTTCGTCAGTTAGTTGCCGATAAAGTTACTAAAAAATAA
- a CDS encoding leucine-rich repeat domain-containing protein, with product MDKTENFQSFAYLYEHQNQLPEATRNTLERLLKLSGTDDYEEAEQLLLKSTKLNLNNEIVRNLGKDFRLLQCLPNLQQLNGSGSWSGNDLSVLQSLTKLTTLSLLDCEIDDDNLDRIKSLTNLTSLNLSTPNVLIYGRTFHYTHNHITDLKPLRSLAKLEKLELSANPIKDISPLQSLTNLRELNLKHSPIEDLTPLKSLINLTSLSVRVYDAKNLIPLKYLTNLTQLSVRASQLNNISFLQSLTKLTHLSLRSIKVQVNRASDLSALQSLTNLTHLTLNGYGTIDLSVLQSLTNLTQLTLKGFSINNISLLGAFPKLTSLCLIENEINDFSSLGALTKLTNLILNKNQISDLIPLQSLTNLTSLALNKNQISDLTPLQSLTNLTSLALNKNQISDLTPLQSLTNLTSLTLNKNQISDLTPLQSLTNLTSLCLVKNQISDLTPLQSLTNLTNLTYTNSHSTQITDFTPLQSLTKLTNLTLNKNEISDFTPLISLTNLTFLYLRRSWWSTIERINQLNSLPNNLRSLALSTQRICRTDAIKTINAAYVAIGYPMPEIIFCDGPTIANEYLTDRNERQLGKYLKYKLYQHTRNLLISHRRISRKLLFELKEHGFSSNQIIDLCKINCIDVITPIELSKEITLIDWFISRLDRIEPEIQQAFEILHQLLEHCPWVIPYEKVCIICDRPSKFSLDEENRFHAEGEPAFQFIDGWHTGYYYHGVELPTKYGQLSYHQWRSQWILEETNSELRRILLQEIGYGRLCEELQAIELDSWREYVLLRIEIDPKTYRNGYEVIEEPIHILKMICPSTELIHALRVPSNINSAREAVRWVNWEIDPEEFAIET from the coding sequence ATGGATAAAACAGAAAATTTTCAATCTTTTGCTTACTTATACGAACATCAAAACCAACTTCCAGAAGCAACCAGAAACACATTAGAAAGGCTTTTAAAACTTTCTGGTACAGATGACTATGAAGAAGCAGAACAACTACTATTAAAGTCTACCAAACTAAATTTAAACAACGAAATCGTCAGAAATTTAGGCAAGGATTTTCGACTGTTGCAATGTTTACCAAATTTACAACAGCTAAATGGTTCTGGTTCTTGGTCTGGTAACGATTTAAGTGTACTGCAATCATTAACGAAATTAACTACATTAAGTTTGCTCGATTGTGAGATTGACGATGACAATTTAGATCGAATCAAGAGTTTAACTAACTTGACTAGTCTTAACTTGAGTACTCCAAATGTTCTAATTTATGGTCGTACTTTTCATTACACTCATAATCATATCACAGACCTAAAGCCATTGCGATCGCTAGCTAAGTTAGAAAAATTAGAGCTTAGTGCTAATCCAATTAAAGATATAAGTCCACTTCAATCCTTGACTAACTTAAGAGAATTGAATCTCAAGCATAGTCCAATTGAAGATTTAACTCCACTTAAATCTCTAATTAATTTAACTAGTTTAAGTGTTAGAGTCTACGATGCCAAAAATCTTATTCCACTGAAATATTTGACTAATCTTACCCAACTCTCGGTGAGGGCTAGTCAATTGAATAATATCAGTTTTTTACAATCTTTGACCAAACTAACTCATTTATCACTGAGAAGTATTAAAGTTCAAGTAAATCGAGCGAGCGATTTAAGTGCATTGCAGTCTTTAACTAATCTTACTCATCTGACTCTCAATGGCTATGGAACTATCGATTTAAGTGTGTTGCAGTCTTTGACTAATCTTACTCAACTGACTCTTAAAGGTTTTTCTATTAACAATATAAGCCTACTAGGAGCTTTTCCTAAACTGACTAGTTTATGTCTCATTGAAAATGAAATTAATGATTTTAGTTCATTGGGAGCTTTAACTAAGCTGACTAACTTAATTTTAAATAAAAATCAAATTAGCGATCTTATTCCATTACAATCTCTAACTAATCTGACTAGTTTGGCTCTCAATAAAAATCAAATTAGCGATCTTACTCCATTACAATCTCTAACTAATCTAACTAGTTTGGCTCTCAATAAAAATCAAATTAGCGATCTTACTCCATTACAATCTCTAACTAATCTAACTAGTTTGACTCTCAATAAGAATCAAATTAGCGATCTTACTCCATTACAATCTTTAACTAATCTGACTAGTTTATGTCTCGTTAAAAATCAAATTAGCGATCTTACTCCATTACAATCTTTAACTAATCTGACTAACTTAACTTACACTAATTCACATAGCACTCAAATTACAGATTTTACTCCATTACAATCTCTAACTAAGCTGACTAACTTAACTTTAAATAAAAATGAAATTAGCGATTTTACTCCACTAATATCCCTAACTAATCTGACTTTCCTATATCTAAGAAGGTCGTGGTGGTCGACAATCGAGCGAATAAATCAACTAAATTCTTTACCAAATAACTTGCGATCGCTTGCTCTTTCTACCCAAAGAATCTGTCGCACGGATGCAATTAAAACAATTAATGCTGCTTATGTTGCGATAGGATATCCAATGCCAGAAATTATTTTTTGTGATGGTCCTACTATAGCTAATGAATATTTAACCGACAGAAATGAACGGCAATTAGGAAAATATCTTAAATATAAGTTATATCAACATACCAGAAATTTATTGATATCTCATCGACGGATTAGTAGAAAATTATTATTCGAGCTAAAAGAACATGGATTCTCTAGTAATCAAATAATCGATCTTTGTAAAATTAATTGCATCGATGTCATTACCCCAATAGAATTATCAAAAGAAATTACTTTAATCGATTGGTTTATTTCTAGACTCGATCGCATCGAGCCAGAAATTCAACAAGCTTTTGAAATATTGCATCAACTTTTAGAACATTGTCCTTGGGTAATTCCTTATGAAAAAGTATGTATCATCTGCGATCGCCCAAGCAAATTTTCTCTAGACGAAGAAAATCGTTTTCATGCAGAAGGAGAACCAGCATTTCAGTTTATTGATGGTTGGCATACTGGTTATTACTATCATGGTGTCGAACTTCCAACTAAATATGGTCAATTGTCTTACCATCAATGGCGATCGCAATGGATTTTAGAAGAAACTAATAGTGAATTAAGAAGAATTTTACTTCAAGAAATTGGCTATGGTCGACTGTGTGAAGAATTACAAGCAATAGAACTAGATTCTTGGCGAGAATATGTTTTATTGAGGATAGAAATCGATCCTAAAACTTATCGCAATGGTTATGAGGTAATTGAAGAACCAATACATATTTTAAAAATGATTTGTCCTAGCACAGAATTAATTCATGCACTGCGAGTACCATCTAATATTAATTCGGCAAGAGAAGCAGTTCGTTGGGTAAATTGGGAGATCGATCCTGAAGAATTTGCAATTGAAACTTAA
- the petG gene encoding cytochrome b6-f complex subunit V, translated as MIEPLLLGIVLGLITITLAGLFFAAYMQYKRGNQLGID; from the coding sequence GTGATTGAACCGTTACTACTAGGGATTGTTTTAGGTCTGATTACCATTACTTTAGCCGGCTTATTTTTTGCTGCATATATGCAGTACAAAAGAGGCAATCAACTAGGAATCGATTAA
- the tsaE gene encoding tRNA (adenosine(37)-N6)-threonylcarbamoyltransferase complex ATPase subunit type 1 TsaE, protein MIINLPNFHKTQDLGILLGQFLPAGTTILLQGEIGAGKTTLIQGIGKGLKIETSIVSPTFTLVNEYHEGRLPLYHLDLYRLQPTEVAAIYPETYWEGIEVPLGITAIEWAQHLPYQPASYLEINLSYTANQTRQAEIFARGEVQLALNFLEQLQTEA, encoded by the coding sequence ATGATCATCAATCTGCCTAACTTTCATAAAACTCAAGATTTAGGGATTTTGTTAGGTCAATTTTTACCAGCAGGAACAACGATTTTATTGCAAGGAGAAATTGGTGCTGGAAAAACTACTCTCATTCAAGGAATTGGCAAAGGCTTAAAGATAGAAACTTCTATTGTCAGTCCTACTTTTACTTTAGTCAATGAATATCACGAAGGTCGTTTACCGCTATATCATTTAGACTTATATCGTTTACAACCGACTGAAGTTGCTGCTATTTATCCAGAGACTTATTGGGAAGGCATTGAAGTTCCCCTAGGAATTACTGCCATTGAATGGGCGCAACATTTACCCTATCAACCAGCTAGTTATTTAGAGATTAACCTGAGCTATACCGCTAACCAAACTCGTCAAGCTGAAATTTTTGCTAGAGGAGAAGTACAATTAGCTCTCAATTTTCTAGAACAATTGCAAACTGAGGCTTAA
- a CDS encoding c-type cytochrome, which translates to MDNQLLQPQILIKRIMIPTMLVVLIGLITILGLYWHRISDPYIIEVLALQGDVAQGYAIFQINCAGCHGIEGDGIVGPSLKNVPKRKSKIDLIEQVISGKTPPMPKFQPSTQEMADLLTYLEQL; encoded by the coding sequence GTGGATAACCAGTTACTTCAACCACAAATTTTAATTAAGCGAATCATGATTCCCACTATGCTCGTAGTCTTAATCGGATTAATTACCATTCTGGGTCTATATTGGCATCGAATTTCTGATCCTTACATCATTGAAGTTTTAGCTCTTCAAGGCGATGTAGCACAGGGATATGCTATTTTTCAAATTAATTGTGCTGGCTGTCATGGCATTGAAGGTGATGGTATTGTTGGCCCTAGTTTAAAAAATGTTCCTAAGCGAAAATCTAAAATAGATTTAATTGAGCAGGTAATTAGTGGAAAAACTCCACCTATGCCCAAATTTCAACCCAGTACACAAGAAATGGCAGATTTATTAACCTATTTAGAACAGTTATAA
- a CDS encoding serpin family protein has product MIVDRPFFCAIRDNQMGVILFMGFIREPISI; this is encoded by the coding sequence ATGATAGTAGATCGCCCTTTCTTTTGTGCAATTCGAGATAATCAAATGGGTGTAATTTTATTTATGGGATTTATTAGAGAACCAATTTCAATTTAA
- a CDS encoding tetratricopeptide repeat protein gives MKSTHLISQSSAIALLSTICCIYPKAVTAQIDIPRMSAETCAVLSGKQKLDSRTLQYLLLLEEDFADPNPVAIALYKQVIQQCPQAYLDYQQRKRASNPFANNPIVNTDSTPLSNLTNTEPNNTNTSQTNEQQEMAKYDEAIRLHPNDAKAYLARGTARYDRKYYQEAIADYTEAIRLEPNNPLGYANRGLAEQYLGNKQNAIADYQIAAKLFQAQGDQDNYQRVLKLLEQI, from the coding sequence ATGAAATCTACACACCTAATTTCTCAATCTAGTGCGATCGCTTTATTGAGTACGATTTGCTGTATTTATCCAAAAGCAGTGACTGCTCAAATCGATATTCCTCGGATGTCTGCTGAAACTTGTGCGGTACTCTCAGGTAAACAAAAACTCGATAGTCGCACACTTCAGTATTTATTATTGCTTGAAGAAGATTTTGCCGATCCCAATCCCGTTGCAATCGCTCTTTATAAACAAGTCATTCAGCAATGCCCTCAAGCCTACCTAGATTATCAACAACGTAAGCGAGCAAGTAATCCTTTTGCAAACAATCCAATTGTAAATACTGATTCCACCCCCTTATCAAATTTAACCAATACCGAGCCTAATAACACCAATACATCTCAAACCAACGAGCAACAGGAGATGGCAAAATATGATGAAGCGATTCGTCTTCATCCTAATGATGCTAAGGCTTATTTGGCAAGAGGTACAGCCCGTTATGACCGCAAATACTATCAAGAAGCGATCGCAGATTATACAGAAGCAATTCGTCTAGAACCGAACAATCCTCTTGGTTATGCTAACCGAGGTTTGGCAGAGCAATATTTAGGGAATAAACAAAACGCGATCGCAGATTATCAAATTGCAGCTAAATTATTTCAAGCTCAAGGCGATCAAGATAATTATCAAAGAGTTTTAAAGTTGTTAGAACAAATTTAA
- the aqpZ gene encoding aquaporin Z: MKKYVAEFIGTFWLVLGGCGSAVLAAVFTSDANIIGQEVYYPLGISFVGVSLAFGLTVLTMAYAIGHISGCHLNPAVSFGLWAGKRFSGRELLPYIVAQVLGAILGGAIIWLIASGNPEFSLEGSNPMATNGYGAHSPGGYSLLSCLITEVVMTFMFLMIILGSTDRRAPAGFAPVAIGLGLTLIHLISIPVTNTSVNPARSTGVALFAGTELIAQLWLFWFAPILGALLAGWCYHAVFAEARAEQDAADAMSDREFEQIS; encoded by the coding sequence ATGAAAAAATATGTTGCAGAATTTATCGGAACTTTTTGGTTAGTTCTTGGTGGTTGTGGCAGTGCGGTACTTGCTGCTGTATTTACTTCTGATGCTAATATTATCGGACAAGAGGTTTATTATCCCCTAGGTATTAGTTTTGTTGGCGTTTCTTTAGCCTTTGGATTGACTGTACTAACGATGGCTTATGCAATTGGTCATATTTCTGGTTGTCACCTTAATCCGGCTGTTTCCTTTGGCTTATGGGCAGGTAAACGATTTTCTGGTAGAGAATTACTTCCTTACATTGTGGCTCAAGTGCTTGGAGCTATTCTAGGAGGAGCTATTATTTGGTTGATTGCTAGTGGCAATCCTGAGTTTAGTTTAGAAGGCTCTAATCCTATGGCGACTAATGGTTACGGAGCGCACTCTCCTGGAGGTTATTCGTTATTAAGCTGTCTGATTACAGAAGTGGTCATGACATTTATGTTTTTAATGATTATCTTAGGTTCAACAGACCGTCGTGCGCCTGCTGGTTTTGCACCTGTGGCGATTGGTTTAGGATTAACTTTGATTCACTTAATTAGTATTCCTGTAACCAACACCTCAGTCAATCCTGCTCGTAGTACGGGAGTTGCTTTATTTGCTGGCACAGAGTTAATTGCTCAATTGTGGTTGTTTTGGTTTGCACCTATTCTCGGCGCACTTTTAGCAGGATGGTGTTATCATGCTGTTTTTGCTGAAGCAAGAGCCGAACAAGATGCAGCAGATGCGATGAGCGATCGCGAATTTGAACAGATCTCTTAG
- a CDS encoding gluconeogenesis factor YvcK family protein yields MHKLSSRHKKTTPRVNQWFKWLSPGLFIKRWLLISASGLAIAVLGVAIWVKLTPIYRLLEFVSGLLENITTILPNYISGPLAIGAGLFLVFWGQSRTVGSISEVFKVDQEEVLVDMLLNRRRLNRGPKIVTIGGGTGLSTLLRGLKQYSSNITAIVTVADDGGSSGRLRREIGVLPPGDLRNCLAALADEEKLLTELFQYRFRAGDGLIGHSFGNLFLTAMSEITGDLEQAVAASSQVLAIRGKVLPATLSDVRLWAEFEDGRIIEGESNIPQAGGKIVNLGCIPANPPALPAAIKAIREADYIIIGPGSLYTSIIPNLLVPEISQAIAEANVPRIYVCNIMTQPGETEGYTVADHIRAIDRISNQKLFDAVLVHKKPPSPQSLQKYALENSHPVFVDREDVGNLGRRIVLANVMDEDEETGYVRHNSNRLAKVLLRWYTGKWQPKISIAGKIVKKFER; encoded by the coding sequence ATGCATAAACTCTCTTCTCGGCACAAAAAAACTACTCCTAGAGTCAACCAATGGTTTAAATGGCTATCACCAGGATTATTTATCAAACGTTGGCTGTTGATTAGTGCTAGTGGTTTAGCGATCGCGGTTTTAGGTGTAGCAATCTGGGTTAAACTCACTCCAATTTATCGTTTGTTAGAGTTTGTTTCGGGCTTATTAGAGAATATCACAACCATTTTACCTAACTACATCTCTGGACCTCTAGCCATAGGAGCAGGATTATTTTTAGTTTTTTGGGGACAATCTCGTACTGTTGGTTCAATTAGCGAAGTTTTTAAAGTAGATCAAGAAGAAGTATTAGTCGATATGCTTCTTAATCGTCGTCGTTTAAATCGAGGACCTAAAATAGTAACAATTGGCGGTGGAACGGGTCTTTCTACTTTGTTGAGAGGCTTAAAACAGTATAGTAGTAATATTACCGCGATCGTAACTGTAGCTGATGATGGTGGTTCTTCAGGTAGACTAAGACGAGAAATTGGGGTGTTACCCCCTGGTGATTTACGCAATTGTTTAGCAGCTTTAGCCGATGAAGAAAAACTTCTCACCGAATTGTTTCAATATCGTTTTCGGGCTGGAGATGGTTTAATTGGTCATAGTTTTGGCAATCTATTTCTGACTGCGATGAGCGAAATTACAGGAGATTTAGAGCAAGCAGTGGCAGCTAGTTCTCAAGTTTTAGCTATCAGAGGTAAAGTATTGCCCGCTACTTTAAGTGATGTGCGGTTATGGGCAGAATTTGAAGACGGTAGAATTATCGAAGGAGAATCTAATATTCCTCAAGCTGGCGGAAAAATAGTTAATCTTGGCTGTATTCCTGCCAATCCCCCTGCTTTACCCGCAGCAATTAAAGCAATTCGCGAAGCTGACTATATTATTATTGGTCCTGGTAGTCTTTATACTAGTATTATTCCTAATTTATTAGTTCCTGAAATCAGTCAAGCGATCGCAGAAGCTAATGTACCTCGGATTTATGTTTGTAATATTATGACTCAGCCAGGAGAAACCGAAGGTTATACTGTTGCCGATCATATTCGTGCCATTGATCGCATTTCAAATCAAAAATTATTTGATGCGGTTTTAGTACATAAAAAACCCCCCTCTCCTCAATCATTGCAAAAATATGCCCTAGAAAATTCTCATCCTGTATTTGTAGATCGAGAAGATGTTGGTAATTTAGGTCGTCGGATTGTCTTAGCCAATGTTATGGATGAAGATGAAGAAACTGGCTATGTCCGTCATAATTCCAATCGTTTAGCTAAAGTCTTACTACGTTGGTATACTGGCAAATGGCAACCAAAAATATCAATTGCCGGAAAAATTGTGAAAAAATTTGAGAGGTAA
- the ilvD gene encoding dihydroxy-acid dehydratase produces the protein MPDNRRSQVVTKGEQRSPNRAMLRAVGFGDDDFTKPIVGLANGYSTITPCNMGINSLAQRAEQALFQAGAMAQMFGTITISDGISMGTEGMKYSLVSRDVIADSIETACNGQSMDGVLAIGGCDKNMPGAMIAIARMNIPGIFVYGGTIKPGKYNGQDLTVVSAFEAVGQYSAGKIDREELLAIERNACPGAGSCGGMFTANTMSSAFEAMGMSLPYSSTMAAEDAEKADSTEKSAFVLVEAIRKQILPSQILTRQAFENAISVIMAVGGSTNAVLHLLAIANTIGVPLTLDDFETIRKRVPVICDLKPSGKYVTVDLHNAGGIPQVMKMLLVHGLLHGDALTITGQTVAEVLADVTDTPPANQDVIRPWENPVYKEGHLAVLKGNLATEGSVAKISGVKNPQITGPARVFESEEECLDAILAGKINPGDIIVVRYEGPRGGPGMREMLAPTSAIIGAGLGDCVGLITDGRFSGGTYGMVVGHVAPEAAVGGTIALVQEGDSITIDAHHKLLQLNVAEEELLKRRAAWQPPQPRYTRGVLAKYAKLVSSSSLGAVTDHNIL, from the coding sequence ATGCCAGATAATCGTAGAAGCCAAGTCGTTACGAAAGGTGAACAGCGATCGCCAAACCGAGCCATGTTACGGGCTGTGGGTTTTGGAGATGATGACTTTACTAAACCTATTGTCGGACTTGCCAACGGCTATAGTACTATTACCCCTTGTAATATGGGGATTAATTCCTTAGCACAGCGAGCAGAACAAGCTTTGTTTCAAGCTGGTGCAATGGCTCAGATGTTTGGGACTATCACCATTAGTGACGGAATTTCGATGGGAACAGAAGGAATGAAATATTCCTTGGTATCTCGTGATGTAATTGCCGACTCGATTGAAACCGCTTGCAATGGACAAAGCATGGATGGAGTTTTAGCAATTGGTGGTTGCGATAAAAATATGCCTGGGGCAATGATTGCGATCGCAAGAATGAATATTCCTGGTATCTTTGTTTATGGCGGTACGATTAAACCAGGTAAATACAACGGACAAGATTTAACTGTTGTCAGTGCTTTTGAAGCGGTAGGGCAATATAGTGCAGGTAAGATTGATCGAGAAGAACTTCTAGCAATTGAACGAAATGCTTGTCCTGGGGCTGGTTCTTGTGGTGGGATGTTTACAGCTAACACCATGTCTTCCGCTTTTGAAGCAATGGGGATGAGTTTACCCTATTCTTCAACTATGGCAGCCGAAGATGCAGAAAAAGCAGATAGTACCGAAAAATCAGCTTTTGTTTTAGTAGAAGCCATTCGTAAGCAAATTCTTCCCAGCCAAATTTTAACCCGTCAAGCCTTTGAAAATGCTATTTCAGTAATTATGGCGGTAGGTGGTTCGACTAATGCCGTATTACATTTACTAGCGATCGCAAATACAATTGGTGTTCCTCTAACCTTGGATGATTTTGAAACAATTCGCAAGCGTGTACCTGTAATTTGCGACCTCAAACCTTCTGGTAAATATGTCACTGTCGATTTACATAATGCTGGTGGTATTCCTCAAGTCATGAAGATGTTATTAGTTCATGGTTTATTACACGGGGATGCACTAACAATTACAGGACAAACTGTTGCCGAAGTTTTAGCAGATGTAACCGATACACCTCCAGCTAATCAAGATGTAATTCGTCCTTGGGAAAATCCCGTATATAAAGAAGGGCATTTAGCTGTATTAAAAGGAAATCTAGCGACAGAAGGGTCTGTAGCAAAAATTAGTGGTGTTAAAAATCCTCAAATTACAGGGCCTGCCAGAGTTTTTGAATCGGAAGAAGAATGTTTAGATGCCATTTTGGCTGGCAAAATTAACCCAGGAGATATCATTGTTGTCCGCTACGAAGGCCCTAGAGGCGGTCCTGGTATGCGAGAAATGCTTGCCCCGACTTCAGCAATTATTGGTGCTGGTTTGGGTGATTGTGTTGGTTTAATTACCGATGGACGTTTTTCTGGTGGTACTTATGGTATGGTAGTTGGTCACGTTGCTCCTGAAGCAGCCGTGGGTGGTACGATTGCCCTAGTTCAAGAGGGAGATAGTATTACTATTGATGCTCATCACAAACTTCTACAACTTAATGTTGCTGAGGAAGAATTACTCAAACGTAGAGCAGCTTGGCAGCCTCCTCAACCCCGCTATACCAGAGGTGTGCTAGCAAAATATGCAAAATTAGTTTCTTCTAGTAGTTTAGGTGCAGTGACTGACCATAATATCTTATAA
- a CDS encoding tetratricopeptide repeat protein, whose translation MIFRQFIFLRIQDSVASYDRAIEIKPDYVAFLVNRGNALYILKCYEEELASCDRGYK comes from the coding sequence ATGATTTTTAGACAATTCATTTTTTTGAGAATTCAGGATTCTGTTGCCAGTTACGATCGCGCTATTGAAATAAAACCCGATTATGTTGCTTTTTTGGTTAACCGTGGTAATGCACTGTATATTTTAAAATGCTATGAAGAAGAGTTAGCTAGTTGTGATCGCGGTTATAAGTAG
- a CDS encoding serpin family protein, translating to MALPRFKLEYEADLNNVLRNLGMGRAFDEEDANFQGISTEPLMISKILHKTLVEVNEKETEAIAVTAMVVPSAMASTKKKKTFNNDSRSPFLLCNSR from the coding sequence ATAGCATTACCACGGTTCAAACTAGAATACGAAGCCGATCTAAATAATGTGCTGAGAAATCTTGGTATGGGTAGAGCTTTCGATGAAGAAGATGCCAATTTTCAAGGAATAAGTACAGAACCTTTGATGATTAGTAAAATTCTACATAAAACTTTAGTGGAAGTTAATGAAAAAGAGACAGAAGCGATTGCTGTGACTGCAATGGTAGTTCCATCTGCCATGGCTTCTACTAAAAAAAAGAAAACATTTAATAATGATAGTAGATCGCCCTTTCTTTTGTGCAATTCGAGATAA